A genomic segment from bacterium encodes:
- the grpE gene encoding nucleotide exchange factor GrpE, with protein PEDRPLKSDTAVQVSDKLVGAVLSENGLALKSHGLSFVGGRLAGGNLDRSELLSLREKELQDFLKETVSELATGPRFDSLPTPETNAADVRAELDIARRTATEIIKLRSFIKASLEVEVEEVSEVVKQLKSSIVEGLRPSSAGDKDVRELQAVVASLRRDIARLGKQVQDEMSQALRSDMIKDFLFVIDDLSRIMKHVKNDTTRGLYEGLEMVVSRLERAFMAHDIRRIKAIGEMFDPSVHDCADIKKVAGCKDGVVLEEVSCGFTIGDKVLRPAKVIVCG; from the coding sequence GCCGGAAGACCGGCCCTTGAAATCCGACACGGCGGTGCAGGTCTCAGACAAACTGGTTGGGGCGGTCCTGTCAGAGAACGGTCTCGCCCTGAAATCTCACGGTCTGAGCTTCGTGGGTGGTCGTTTGGCGGGGGGTAATCTCGACCGGAGCGAGCTTTTGTCCCTTCGCGAGAAAGAGCTGCAGGACTTTCTGAAAGAGACAGTGTCGGAGCTTGCGACCGGCCCGCGTTTTGACTCTCTACCCACGCCGGAGACGAACGCTGCGGATGTCCGGGCTGAGCTGGACATAGCCCGCAGAACAGCCACGGAGATAATCAAGCTTCGCTCATTCATCAAGGCGTCGTTGGAGGTTGAGGTCGAGGAGGTTTCAGAGGTAGTTAAGCAACTGAAGTCCTCGATAGTCGAGGGGCTTAGGCCGTCTAGTGCAGGGGATAAGGATGTCAGAGAACTTCAGGCCGTTGTCGCCTCGCTGAGGCGAGATATTGCGAGGCTCGGGAAGCAGGTTCAGGATGAGATGTCCCAAGCCCTCAGGTCAGACATGATAAAGGATTTTCTCTTTGTGATTGACGATCTTTCTCGTATTATGAAGCACGTTAAGAATGACACCACCCGTGGTCTCTATGAGGGGCTTGAGATGGTTGTCTCAAGGCTGGAAAGGGCGTTTATGGCGCACGACATCCGTCGCATTAAAGCGATAGGTGAGATGTTTGATCCGTCCGTGCATGATTGTGCGGACATAAAGAAAGTGGCTGGCTGCAAGGATGGCGTTGTTTTGGAGGAAGTGTCGTGTGGGTTTACGATCGGCGATAAGGTGTTGCGGCCGGCAAAAGTTATTGTCTGCGGATAA